The proteins below come from a single Mesobacillus jeotgali genomic window:
- a CDS encoding MFS transporter gives MVGNLFIFMSFQMLIPTLPPYIKSIGASGTEIGLVTALFSIGAVLSRPFIGFMLEYKARGPLVLIGAVLLLLITFLYPLSQVVVIFLAIRLIHGLAWGWSTTVNGTAAVDLVPNSRLGEGMGYFGLSITIGMIIAPSLGIFLFQVTSFDNLIYISGSLGVIALVLLGTIKYNTPNQVLTTKKEDLKFTYLGSLVEKSGWFPAMLTLLINLGYGTIVTFIVIFGDERGIDQIFLFYLCNAILASLSRPVAGKWFDQKGPVGLVILTISITFIGMWVLSYAHSNIMIAIAGVLFGIGFGSLIPTLQSWTLSMTPPNRRGVANGMFFSSIDLGLGLSGLVFGVLAQYVELGALFRISSGFIVVALVLTIVKGRRKKMISQPEEAIS, from the coding sequence ATGGTCGGGAATCTATTCATTTTCATGTCATTCCAGATGCTGATTCCGACGCTGCCGCCTTATATAAAATCAATCGGTGCGAGCGGAACGGAAATCGGGCTGGTCACGGCACTATTTTCAATCGGTGCTGTACTTAGCAGGCCGTTCATCGGCTTCATGCTTGAATACAAAGCGCGCGGGCCCCTCGTCCTGATTGGTGCGGTTCTGCTCCTATTGATTACTTTCTTATATCCGCTTTCACAAGTAGTCGTGATTTTCCTGGCAATCCGCCTGATCCACGGCCTTGCCTGGGGGTGGTCAACGACGGTTAATGGTACGGCTGCTGTTGATTTAGTCCCGAACTCGCGCCTTGGCGAGGGGATGGGATATTTCGGCCTTTCCATCACTATTGGGATGATTATTGCGCCAAGTCTTGGAATATTCCTGTTCCAGGTTACGTCTTTCGATAACCTTATTTACATTTCGGGGTCTCTTGGTGTCATTGCATTGGTGCTCCTGGGGACGATTAAGTACAACACGCCAAATCAGGTGTTAACAACCAAAAAGGAAGACCTTAAGTTCACTTATTTAGGGTCACTAGTCGAAAAATCCGGCTGGTTCCCGGCAATGCTCACATTGCTCATCAACCTTGGCTATGGAACGATTGTAACGTTCATCGTCATTTTCGGGGACGAACGCGGAATTGATCAAATTTTTCTATTCTACCTTTGCAATGCAATCCTTGCGTCATTGTCACGTCCGGTTGCCGGAAAATGGTTTGACCAGAAAGGGCCAGTCGGGCTTGTCATTTTAACCATCTCTATTACGTTCATAGGGATGTGGGTGCTGAGCTACGCCCATTCCAACATCATGATTGCGATTGCCGGCGTATTGTTCGGAATCGGATTCGGTTCATTGATTCCGACCCTGCAGTCATGGACATTATCGATGACACCTCCAAACCGCCGTGGGGTCGCGAATGGAATGTTCTTCTCATCCATTGACCTTGGGCTTGGCTTGAGCGGTCTGGTCTTCGGCGTCCTGGCGCAATATGTTGAGCTGGGAGCATTGTTCCGGATCTCGAGTGGATTCATTGTAGTAGCATTGGTTCTGACCATCGTAAAGGGCAGACGCAAAAAAATGATCAGCCAGCCGGAGGAAGCTATTTCCTGA
- a CDS encoding DUF421 domain-containing protein has protein sequence MDFTFVWQTAFLILSGILLLRIAGRKSISQMTLAQTVVMISLGTIIVQPIVEKSMWKAIAGAAIFVAAIVILEYLQLKFNFFEKFITGKSKVIIQNGQLNIKTLKKLRLTVDQLEMRLRNKGITKLEDVKYATIEPNGQLGYELQDDAKPLTVGEFKKILNDYLPAMVMKMEDNPEPANPDIFNELKKSNPQHNPKYLQ, from the coding sequence ATGGATTTCACTTTTGTATGGCAAACGGCTTTTTTGATTTTATCAGGAATTCTATTATTGAGAATCGCCGGCAGGAAATCTATTTCCCAGATGACGCTGGCACAAACAGTTGTCATGATCTCACTTGGGACCATCATTGTCCAGCCAATTGTGGAGAAAAGCATGTGGAAAGCGATTGCCGGGGCAGCAATCTTTGTCGCTGCGATTGTGATTCTAGAGTATTTGCAGCTTAAATTTAACTTCTTTGAAAAGTTCATTACAGGGAAATCGAAGGTCATCATTCAGAATGGTCAACTAAACATTAAGACTTTGAAGAAGCTGAGGCTGACGGTTGACCAGTTGGAGATGAGGTTGAGAAATAAAGGCATTACAAAACTCGAAGATGTTAAATATGCAACTATTGAACCCAATGGGCAGCTTGGATATGAACTGCAGGACGATGCAAAACCGCTTACTGTTGGAGAGTTTAAAAAAATACTGAATGACTATCTTCCAGCAATGGTCATGAAAATGGAAGATAACCCGGAGCCGGCAAATCCTGATATATTTAATGAACTTAAAAAGTCGAATCCGCAGCACAATCCTAAATACCTTCAATGA
- a CDS encoding threonine/serine exporter family protein, giving the protein MDNQDQTFEVMRACLLAGKIMLQSGAETYRVEDTMSRMASAFGIDQTHSYVTPTGIIFSVEGVGPERTKLVRISERTTDLRKVAMVNSVSRKISSGEVGLKEACKLLGEIEEANLTYSFMIQILAAAIASGCFTIMFMGSWLDFLPSMAAGGIGFFLVIYFHRIVPVKFFAEFLSSFVIGMISFFFVKFGLGQELDKIIIGSVMPLVPGLLITNAVRDLMAGHLVSGLSKGAEALLTAFAIGSGIAAILSFL; this is encoded by the coding sequence ATGGATAATCAGGATCAAACATTTGAAGTGATGCGGGCCTGTTTGCTTGCCGGTAAAATCATGCTTCAAAGCGGCGCGGAAACGTATAGGGTAGAAGACACGATGTCGCGGATGGCTTCTGCGTTCGGCATTGACCAGACGCATAGCTATGTGACACCCACTGGCATTATTTTTTCAGTAGAAGGAGTTGGCCCGGAACGTACAAAACTAGTGCGGATTTCAGAGCGGACGACAGATTTAAGGAAAGTCGCCATGGTCAACAGCGTTTCTCGGAAAATCAGCAGCGGTGAGGTTGGGTTGAAGGAAGCCTGCAAGCTCCTGGGAGAGATTGAGGAGGCTAACCTGACGTACTCATTTATGATTCAAATCCTGGCAGCGGCGATTGCGAGCGGCTGTTTTACCATCATGTTCATGGGAAGCTGGCTAGACTTCCTGCCTTCAATGGCTGCGGGGGGAATTGGATTCTTCCTGGTCATTTATTTTCACAGGATTGTCCCGGTTAAATTTTTCGCAGAATTCCTGTCATCCTTTGTGATTGGGATGATTTCGTTTTTCTTTGTAAAATTCGGGCTGGGACAGGAACTGGATAAAATCATCATCGGCTCAGTGATGCCGCTTGTTCCCGGCCTGCTGATCACCAATGCGGTCAGGGACTTGATGGCCGGCCATTTGGTCTCGGGTCTGTCCAAGGGAGCGGAAGCGCTGTTGACGGCGTTCGCAATCGGCTCAGGCATAGCGGCAATTTTATCTTTCTTGTAG
- a CDS encoding OsmC family protein: MPKEIFKATAALQEGVKVDVQARGFHITIDEPVNLGGTNLGMNPVEMLLGALGACQSIVARVYSQKFGVELEDFRVELEGDLDTDGFMNKSAVRRGYSDIRYTYYIKSPSPEENIRALADFIAKTCPVDDTISNPVNVTRTEIVIENPVTL, from the coding sequence ATGCCAAAAGAAATTTTCAAAGCCACTGCTGCATTGCAGGAAGGGGTAAAGGTTGATGTCCAGGCCAGGGGGTTTCATATCACGATTGACGAGCCTGTCAATTTAGGAGGAACCAACCTGGGGATGAATCCGGTGGAAATGCTTCTTGGTGCTTTAGGAGCCTGCCAATCTATCGTGGCACGAGTGTACAGCCAAAAATTCGGCGTGGAATTAGAGGATTTCCGGGTTGAACTGGAAGGGGACCTTGATACCGATGGATTTATGAACAAGTCAGCCGTGCGCCGGGGCTATTCAGATATTCGCTATACCTACTATATAAAGTCACCATCTCCAGAAGAAAACATCAGGGCACTGGCAGATTTCATTGCGAAAACTTGCCCAGTGGATGATACAATCTCAAACCCTGTGAATGTCACCAGAACTGAAATTGTCATCGAAAATCCAGTTACATTATAA